The following coding sequences lie in one Apium graveolens cultivar Ventura chromosome 3, ASM990537v1, whole genome shotgun sequence genomic window:
- the LOC141711702 gene encoding ubiquinol oxidase 2, mitochondrial-like, with translation MLMQHGTAGLARSARLLSPNNTTRSLSRSLTGGVRWRSTLTLGEEKEQKEHVFSGSSKNNDDGSGDKDVASYWGIKPEQVKKDDGTTWKWNCFRPWETYQADLTIDLKKHHVPTTLLDKLAYYTVKSLRFPTDVFFQRRFGCRAMMLETVAAVPGMVGGMLLHCKSLRRFEHSGGWIKTLLDEAENERMHLMTFMEVSQPRWYERALVFTVQGVFFNAYFLAYLASPKLAHRVVGYLEEEAIHSYTEFLKELDKGTIENVPAPAIAIDYWRLPADSTLRDVVMVVRADEAHHRDVNHFASDIHYQGQELKDSPAPLGYH, from the exons ATGTTGATGCAACATGGCACTGCTGGGTTAGCCCGATCTGCCCGTTTATTATCCCCGAACAACACTACCCGATCACTGTCAAGATCATTAACGGGCGGTGTGCGTTGGAGGAGCACTTTGACGTTGGGTGAAGAGAAAGAACAAAAGGAACATGTTTTTTCCGGATCCAGTAAAAACAATGATGATGGTTCGGGTGATAAAGATGTAGCTAGTTACTGGGGAATTAAGCCTGAACAGGTTAAAAAGGATGATGGTACTACCTGGAAATGGAATTGCTTTAGG CCATGGGAGACATATCAGGCTGACTTGACAATAGATCTCAAGAAACATCATGTCCCTACTACTTTGTTGGACAAACTTGCTTACTACACTGTTAAGTCTCTCAGGTTTCCTACTGATGTCTTCTTCCAG AGACGATTTGGGTGCCGTGCAATGATGTTAGAAACAGTGGCTGCTGTCCCAGGCATGGTTGGAGGAATGCTGCTCCATTGCAAGTCACTCAGGCGCTTTGAGCACAGTGGAGGTTGGATCAAGACCTTGTTAGATGAAGCTGAAAATGAAAGAATGCACCTTATGACATTCATGGAGGTATCTCAGCCAAGATGGTATGAACGTGCACTTGTGTTCACTGTTCAGGGCGTCTTCTTCAACGCCTACTTCCTTGCCTATCTAGCATCTCCTAAACTGGCTCATCGAGTTGTGGGATACTTGGAGGAGGAAGCAATTCACTCCTACACCGAGTTTCTGAAGGAGTTGGACAAAGGTACTATCGAGAACGTCCCTGCTCCGGCTATTGCCATTGATTACTGGCGCCTCCCAGCTGACTCTACATTGAGAGATGTTGTCATGGTTGTTAGAGCAGACGAGGCTCACCACCGAGATGTTAACCACTTTGCTTCG GACATACATTATCAAGGACAGGAGCTTAAGGACTCTCCAGCCCCTCTTGGCTATCACTGA